Below is a genomic region from Gigantopelta aegis isolate Gae_Host chromosome 1, Gae_host_genome, whole genome shotgun sequence.
TACACGTATACAATATGTTCCTGGCGGCAAGATGACCTCGAGATATTTAGAATTTCAATTGTTGATAAGACTTAACTGTATGTCTGTCCAAGATCATCTTAACATATTAAAGATTTAATATATTGTTAAGACATGTCTGTTCATGATCAccgtaacatatatatataccggtatatttccaattttaaaatgttcccctgaaaacagaaccagctgaattcgtttcgggaatttccgttaGATTTGACCCGTGACGTAATGATGGGAACACTTTTCGATAACCAGCGCCATTATTGATTGCTTCTctttgtttattatggttaaacggtgAGTTGTTGGCAGCTGTTGCAATACAAAAACCAATGAATTTAGGCTTTGCGcttttcctagtaatgttgctgtgagaaagctgtgtgtaaATGCGATTAAAACAATGTGGAAAGAATTAACTTGGTCATGTCTGTCCTTGACTAGCATCTTGGACAGGACTATTTATGGGTTAAGAAGTTTGTTACTTACCgcaatatcattttaaaactcaCTTTGCAGCCGTTATACCATCTTTAACGGCCGCAATTGgtcaaatataacatacatgtagctattcCCTAatctttcctgtcttggacagagagaccggccaaggccggcacctgtgcccacgacaggcgtgcgctacaacagcttgctctgaacgtgcacgtaaaaccctttgaccttgaccttgaccatTCCCTAATTATCAGAAGTATGTTCCTGTCTATGAGATCACTGAAGAAACTTGTCACTTTCAAGGGTGAGACTGGCACCCCGAGTCTAAACTACAGCCTGTTTTTTTAGGTTACCACCTTCTATTTAAACTACTACTTGTTGTTTACTCCCACCTTCTGTTTACACTACCACCTGTTGTTTAGACTACCACCTTCTGTTTACACTACCACCTGTTGTTTAGACTACCACCTTCTGTTTAAACTATCACCTTCTGTTTACACTACCACCTTCTGTTTATACTACCACCTTTTTAAACTACCACCTTCTGTTGACACTACCACCTGATGTTTATACTACCACCTTCTGTTTACACTACCACCTGCTGTTTAGACTACCATGTTCTGTTTACACTAACACTTGGTGTTTAGACTACCACCTTCTATTTAAACTACTACTTGTTGTTTACTCCCACCTTCTGTTTACACTACCACCTGTTGTTTAGACTACCACCTTCTGTTTACACTACCACCTGTTGTTTAGACTACCACCTTCTGTTTAAACTATCACCTTCTGTTTACACTACCACCTTCTGTTTATACTACCACCTTTTTAAACTACCACCTTCTGTTGACACTACCACCTGATGTTTATACTACCACCTTCTGTTTACACTACCACCTGCTGTTTAGACTACCATGTTCTGTTTACACTAACACTTGGTGTTTAGACTACCACCTTCTATTTATACTACCACCTATTGTTTAGACTACCACCTTCTGTTTACACTACCACCTGTTGTTTACACTACCACCTTCTGTTTACACTACCACCTGTCGTTTACACTACAACCTTCTGTTAGACTATCACTTGTTGTTTAGACTACCACCTTCTGTTTAGACTACCACCCTCTCTTTAGACTATCACCTTCTGTTTAGACGACCGCCATCTGTTAGACTATCACTTGTTATTTAGGCGACCACCTTCTGTTTACACTACCACTTCTTGGTTAGACTACCACCTTCTGTTTAGACTTGAGAAGTATGTTTAGACTACCACCTGTTGTCTAGACTACCACCTGCTGTCTAGATTACCACCTACTGTTTAGACCTGAGCAGTATGTTTAGACTTTAGACTAGCACCTGCTGTATAGACTACCACCTGTGGTTTAGACTACCACCTTCTGTTCGATACACTACCACcttctgtttagaatatcgcCTTCTGTTTAGACGACCACCATCTGTTAAATTATCGCTTGTTGTTTAGACTACCACATATTGTTTACACTACCACATATTGTTTACACTACCACCTTTTGTTTACTCTACTACTTGTTGTTTAGACTACCACCTTGTATTTAGACTACAACCTCCTGTTTAGACTACCACCTTCTGTTTAGAGTTTAGCAGTGTAATTAGACCAGCATATCGTGGTTAGACTACAACCTATTGGTTAGGCAACCATTCTGTTTAGACTAATACCTTCTATTTACACTAACACCTTCTGTTAGACTGTCACTTTTAGTTTAGACTACCACCTTCTCCTTAGACTAATTCCTTCTATTTAGACTTCCAATTTCTGTTAAACTACCACCTGCTGTATAGACTACCACCTACTGTATAGACTACCACCTGCTGTATAGACTACCACCTGCTGTATAGACTACCACCTGCTGTCTAGACTACCACCTACTGTTTAGACGTGAGTGGTATGTTTAGAGTTTAGACTAGCACCTGCTGTATAGACTACCACCTGCTGTCTAGACTACCACCTACTGTTTAGACGTGAGTGGTATGTTTAGAGTTTAGAGTAGCACCTGCTGTATAGACTACCACCTACTGTATAGACTACCACCTGCTGTATAGACTACCACCTGCTGTATAGACTACCACCTGCTGTCTAGACTACCACCTACTGTTTAGACGTGAGTGGTATGTTTAGAGTTTAGAGTAGCACCTGCTGTATACACTACCACCTACTGTTTAGATTGAGTGGTATTTTTAGAGTTTAGACTAGCACCTGCTGTATAGACTACCACCTACAGTTTACACTTGAGTGGTATGTTTAGAGTTTAGACTAGCACCTGCTGTATAGACTACCGCCTGCTGTTTACACTTGAGTGGTATGTTTAGAGTTTAGACTAGCACCTGCTGTATAGACTACCGCCTGCTGTCTAGACTACCACCTATTGTTTATACTTGAGTGGTGTGTTTAGAGTTTAGACTAGCACCCATTGTATAGACTACCACCTGCTGTCTAGACTACCACCTACTGTTTAGACTTGAGTGGTATGCTTAGAGTTTAGACTAGCACCTGCTGTATAGACTACCACCTGCTGTCTAGACTACCACCTACTGTTTAGACTTGAGTGGTGTGTTTAGAGTTTAGACTAGCACCTGCTGTATAGACTACCGCATGTTGTTTAGACTACCACCTGGTGTCTAGACTTAAGCACTATGTTTAGACTATCACCTGCTGTTTGGACTAGCACCTGGTATCTAGACTTGAACAGTATGTTTAGACTAGCACCTGCTGTTTAGACTAGCACCTGCTGTTTAGACAACCACCTGTTGTTTAGACTTGAGCAGTATGTTTAGACCACCAACTGTTGTTTTCGACTTGAGCAGTATGTTTCTTGCAGCCAGGTCACGGTGCACGAGGTGTTTCTCCTCGAGGTTCCATTGGCGATCTGACCAGCCCACAGATTCAAGTCGTTCACCGAGATCTTGTCCGAGTGTTTAGGCAGATATTCCAGCACCGAGCCCATTGCTATGTACTCCACCACCTACCACAAGAACATCAGTGCTTAACGTTAAACTGGGCTCGAAGAAAAGCATTGGTTAACATTTAAATTGGGCTCGGAGAAAAGCATTGGTTAACATTTAAATTGGACTCAAAGAAAAGCATTGGTTAACATTTAAATTGGGCTCGGAGAAAAGCACTGGTTAACATGTAAACTTGGCTCCAAGAAAAGCAGTGATTAACGTTTAAACTGTGCTGCAAAGAGAGGGATGGTTAACATTTAAACTGGGCTCAAAGAAAAGCATTGGTTAACATTTAAATTGGGCTCGGAGAAAAGCATTGGTTAACTTTTAAACTTGGCTCCAAGAAAAGCAGTGATTAACGTTTAAACTGTGCTGCATAGAGAGGGATGGTTAACATTTAAACTGTGCTGGAAACACACATAGTGCCAACACATGCTATTCCATCAAGGTGACAAACCTATGGACTAAATGTTGATATGAATGTAAAGATGTTGTGAACCATACAAATGTTAAGAATGTAAAAATGTACACCATAAAATGCTGTAAACCATAAATGTGTTGTGAAGGTAAATATGTTGTGAAGGATAAAGATGTTATGAACCATAAAtatgcaaatataaatattttgtgacCCATAAAGTTGTTGTAAATAAAAAGATGTTGTGAACTGTAAAGGTGTAGTGAATGTGAAGATAATGTGAGCCATAAAAATGTTGTTAACCATAAACATGTTGTGAACCATAAATTTTTTTTGAATGTAAAGGTACTGAACCATAAacgttttgtgattttaaagatGTTGTGAAGCATACAGATATTGTGaatgtcaaaatgtaaaaataaagatgttgtGAACATAAACATCAATATGTTCTGAATCATAAAGATGTTTGAACCATAAAGCTGTTGCGAAGCATAAAGATAGTGTGAATGTCAAAATGTAAACATAAAGATGTTGTGAACCATAAAGATGTTTGAACCATACAGCTGTTGCGAAGCATAAAGATAGtgtgactgtcaaaatgtaAACATAAAGATGTTGTGAACATAAAGATGTTGTGAACCATAAAGATGTTGTGAAGCACATAGAAAAGAAAAGTAGATATTTACCAGCATGATACTGTCCTCGTGACACACGCCGAGCATTTTGACTATATACTGGTGGTCCAGTTCTTGCATGGTCACCGCTTCCTTGAAGAACTCTTCAGGGTTCTCTACAGACTCGGGGAGAAACGTCTTCAGCGCAACCTCCATCTGTAAACACATATACAGCAAATGGTTAACAATaacacactgaaaacaaaaagacagcagggcttctagaattttcataaaatcaaccagccatgagatcagtgatttaaaacatttactatctATAGGTACGTGTAATGTGTTTCACGGCTTGTATTGAAATAATATCTAATTTGGTTCTCCCCAACAAACTTGCATTCTGGCCCAGAAGTGCATTACTCCATTTTGTTTCCCTGTGGACACGTTTTGACTGCATCTGTAACAACATAACTTTGTGGAATAAATTCATTCTTCTGTCTTTCtctgacaaattaaatataactgaaaaatatatcattatcagaaagaaagaaatattttatttaacgacgcactcaacacattttatttacggttatatggcgtcaacaaagaccatggtttgtgctatcctgcctgtgggaagcgcaaataaaagattccttgctgtttgtcataaaagagtagcctatgtggcgacagcgggtttcctctaaaaaaaaaacagtgtcagaatgaccatatgtttgacgcccaatTGCCGAAGATAAGATAAGTGGTgtcgcgtcgttaaataaaacaaactttactttttcaagaGTTTGAAACATTGAGCTGAGTAAACAAAGATGTGCTGTTCTTGAAGTTTCCTTCAACTCTGTTAGTTATGGTGTCTGTGGATAAATGGTAGTAGAGATGAGGTGGTAGAAAAGAAATCTATTTTTAGATAGTTTTTTATTATCAAACTTAGAAgtttataaattaatacatgttaTGTTTTGTGTCCGCTCAAAAGACAGTTGTCGTGTTTAGACGTacagtttaattaaaataagtatTGCATGACATGACTTTAACATGACATTGaatctgaataaaattaaatgtcacCTTTGTCATTTGTAGAACTATGGTTAAAgtcttattatttaaaataaaatataatatagacCAGTGCCAACCACAATTCCTcaaaatatatagttaataattggttactgttttaagatatcggctttatcctgctcagaataaagccgatatcttaagacagtaaccagttatttcttttatcctgcaaccctACAGGGatattcggaaaatcattatttgttCGTTTTGTGTACACAAATCGCGTATTGTCAAACAAGATACATGACGACATTATTTGTAagatgctagctacattctgtcacattaaaaaaccgtttctaaactctaattcataaataaatatacaagttttgtattgttatctcaaaacaaaaagttattttcatttactgtacttcaacatatgatttaaagagtatgtttattgaaaatctactctgaaatactcgagtcgagtcgggcttatgtcacgtgacctatatttttggtcagtgaccaaaaatatatagaggctatttcatgggggttttcgaatacgatttttatgtcaacgagtgatgtgtgaaaaacatattttcacgaattgtgaaggaatgagtgaaaatatggttttcacacatcacgatttgacataaaaaatcgtattcggaaaaacaccatgaaatggtctatttattatatacagatttcctaatttttgacaatatctttcgctttttggcaatatctttcgcttatcctatcgaaaacacgtaacgtcatgatatatttcttcctatggaactttgccagaatatttacttgaccatagacttttaaaaagaaatttgaataaaaattatctttattaacatttatttaacaatacagcggtgcaaacatacctgacaacgcgatcctctaaaaacttccacaaaaacaaaacgagtcaaACGCctttaaattcttacacttacactcgatgacactacactgtgtcatcattatgcagcttcgtattcaattcgttttatatattttgtcgtaattgcacttcgtatcccttttttTATAGGtgcagttgtttaaattacatttgtattttttacattCGGTCAGATGCATTGgcaatcatcaaatttaaatacgatgaaacgagacaaagggagataatttaatcatgcacttttacaaaaaagtaaatacgatttctatattttcactgtagctaaaatacagtgaaaatatgacttttcaccggatatgacttttatggtttccgtagatctatatatttcattgctatgtatataataaagagatttatctagtcatcatatcttgccagtgtatacagtgattgcgagataaatgaaaatgtatgcaAAATACAGTATTTTTGGTGCTATGACCATGACCTTGAGATATGaccttgaaaatatttgaataaaaatggcACCAAAGCTTTTCGGAAAGCTACTAAAATAATAAGCTTTAAAATCATATATGTTGCCAACTTTCTTCATTACATTCCCATGGAATTACAATTGGACCTAgactaaaacaaatacaattgaaaaagtaacttctttatctgaccattttatcacaaatatactacactatcatatttgctgcatccgtttcatgtgttaaacataatttaacactacaaattaacaagatagcttttacaatgaaggttttaataacaaaatatcgatctaaaactaaccaacactgcattaatatgacgtcatatattaccagcgacataatactccccatgttaaagtgctgtgccagaccatacactaaaatttcaaattcaacaattaaatgctttcttaattcaatgcaataatattttacaccgatatgtaaatcaataattacgaaaatgccccataaaagtattaaaacatcactcccgtagaacactgccggaaacgaccgagtaaaattctcggtaaaaacatttgcctgtaaatagccatgacgtcatgaagggaacgcgcttcacagaaacctaccacgagacgACTTTtagcgcaagcgaaagtgggaccgacagcgactgccaagctcattgatcatgcgattcttctttcgatgatgaatagtgtagtaatgacgactggactaatatttgtgcaacacaaaaaataatgccttatcagtttgaacctggaacatcttccgatgaaccaccggcctgacagatgacgatgaaaatggtcgtggagacagcttaccactaatttacaacttttattcttgttttgttctttagcttttggtgcgaattattttgctacactgtatgttctaatacttgtgatgtagtagagaagacgataaataactcttgaattctacgagtcagtggacccgatatcggtaattttaagaaataaacaaaaacgatttTTTAGTCCGTccccatccctctatgaagataGGGGTTTTTATGaacaatttcagtttagtttgacgtaaaaaaaaaaaagtaagtgttttggaaataacaaaacaatactattttttgtgtgtagttgtgaaaacagtctgctcagaaataaataacttattttaattttaagaaataaacaaaaacgacttttagccCGTCCCATCCATGAAGATATTTTTTGTgcgaataatttcagtttagtttgacgtaaaaaaaaaagtaaaagtgttttggaaacaacaaaacaatactattttttttgtgtgcagttgtgaaaacagtctgctcagaaataaataacttatagcacattccatagtatgaaaaaaggttttctttgtgggaaggtatagtaaaattaatttaatgtatttatagtttgttttacagggaacgcctttttttatactatggaatttacaagtcatttatttctgagccgattgttttctaagatgcatacaaaattagcttcttttttttttcacaaaaaaaccctacatttttgtaggatggaacggactaggctatagatacttacttgtctgtactttattgttttaatgttttcgaactgtaaagaaaaatctcacaaatgaacgagatgcaaacgacaacaaatcggatctcgatgattgcacgaaccgtgcatgaaaaaacaaactgaccggagttgaaagcataacgcaatatgggacattgacgatatgcaccccaaagtcgtttcggtgtggatggcatcagctgttgtcatttgttttgtgtcgcagaaaaattgttggtacggcatcttttttttaaaagccataacacatggtattcccatatctcgcttaagccgacaagccagttcggacgaatcgaaactaaagtgccTGCAgtcaacggtctccggcattttcttcctgtccagtattttcacgttgttttaatcaaatttacaCACAGATtattcacagcaacattactaggaaatgcgtgaagactaaatttatcggcttttgtattgctacagccgccaacaacacgccgtttaaccataataaacacaaaagaagcaatgaataatggcgctgactatcgaaaggcgttcccttcgtgacgtcacggatcaaatcttacggaaattcccgaaacgaattcagctggttctgtttttcaggggaatatttttaaatggaaaatataccgttatataatttttttacatttttttttttaattttctaatcatattaactaatatcttgattgatatagctcaatacatcatacatctggaacagcactttaaacGCGATGGTGTCATAGCCCATACAGGACAGATTTATTCcgtatgggctgacgtcatggaatgggtctttCTTGCATGGCGGCTAGGGGTGGGAGAAAAACGTATTGGTGTGATTTCATCTAGTTTATGAAATTCAGACAAAAAATCACTTCAACCTCAGCTTGGTGAACAGAACTAAATGATCACAAACTTTT
It encodes:
- the LOC121373196 gene encoding tyrosine-protein kinase HTK16-like, encoding MPTNKSEEPPPPPPSKGRPKKPKIPESLNIIRRKDLTLGPVIGQGEFGSVLKGEYTVSGSSTRKEKMEVALKTFLPESVENPEEFFKEAVTMQELDHQYIVKMLGVCHEDSIMLVVEYIAMGSVLEYLPKHSDKISVNDLNLWAGQIANGTSRRNTSCTVTWLQETYCSSRKQQLVV